ACATGGAGAGGCTGGGAGGGGAGGTTATGTGCAAAAAGGTAGAGGAAGAACGTGTCCAAGATGAAAAAAAGGAAAGATATGACAAAAAGACAGGGAAAGAGAAGTAcattatacatgtataattgtAGTTGATTTGAACAAACTCAGTATCTCTTCACTTTCATTTTGAACTCAAAATATTCATtcacttaaaaaaatataaaaaaatccaGATAGAGTAAATTGAGTACCTGGACCTCCTTGAGCAGCTTGGAGACCTGGTGGAAGTTGAGGCGAGTGTCAATGGGGCAGTACACACACTTCATGGCTAGGGGCTGGTACGGGGCTAACGCATCCAGGTAGGAGAAGTCTGGTTCTATGGAAGTGAGAGAACCATTTCAACAGTTAATTTATTAGACCACATATTTTAGGCACAGACTGTAACGAAAGGCACCTTGGGACCAAGGAAATTGGCGTTTTGTTTTATATAGTCGACTAATTATATTTCTTATGGACAGGTCAAGTCTCTTGTGACAGACTAGCTAGCGAGCACAGGATTAGGGACAGGGTACCATGGCTGGCAACTTGCCATGTTCTGGTACAGTTGTACTCACCAGTGAAGATTATAGTGTTGAGGGTAGATTTGCCCCACAGTTCCATGAAGTGCACCACGTCCCCGAAGCGAAGAGATGGGTGTCCGGTGAACACCACACACGGTTGCCGGAACTCACTGCTGAAGTCGCCATGGATACTGGGGTAGTGCTTCAACTTGTTCGTCTGAATCAGCTGAAACATATATAGACACAAGTGTCAGAGATAGGCCAACATACAGCTAAATTATAAAATGTATAAAGTTATGATAGATTGAGTAAGTCAAAGATGCAAATGAAATGCATGGTGCAATGTAATTTCATATGGCAGCAACTCTCTTTAAAATGAATTAATTTAAATACAGAGCCTTACCTCAGCGTGAGGGAAAGGAGGTTCTGGAAGGTAGACCTTGGACTGCTTATTGTGACAAAGCCTGATGGACGTGTAGGGAGAGGGGAAAAGTCTCATCTCCAGAGGCAAGTTTGCTACCAacagtcatttttttatttaacccagGTTAACCTTTTTTACAGGTTTGTCTTGAGATTTTTATAATTTTATAAATAATTTTTTTCAATTACAAGAAAGAGATGACAAAGTGAAATCTACAGACAGCTCAAAAAGCACTAGTCATAGAAAGAATGTGCTAGAAAAATGTGAATTCTATGGCTCTGGAACTCACCACTCTGCGAAGATCTGTGAGAACTCCAGAGAGCTGTTGGCGACGGGAGAGATGAAGTAGAAGGGGGTGGAGCCTAGATTGGCGTTCTCTATGAACTGGTAAAGACACTCCAGGAGATCATAGATCACCCCTGAGGAATAGCATGGCACCAGCACGTTGCCACCCGCACGGATCGTCATGGCTACAAGCACAACAGACAGTTTGGTCTGACAACATCATAGGTCAACCTGTAGTTAGCTTTCTGTGTACCTGTCTAAAAGTAAAGATTAGGTAATTGTACTGTTGATGGAGCAATGGACACTGATGACagccaatgaccataggagttggcaagacagtacaaacagatctgggaacagGACACCACATACCTAGGTTACTGCAGAAGTCCCCTAGCATGCCATCTGGGTTGGCGGTTGGCATCTGTGTGAGGCCCGTCAGAATCAGAACGTCACTGTTCTTTAGGGAGCTCTGATCCATGGGCtgtgggtgtgtggtgaggagggaggagccAGAGACATATGAAACCTTCTCATAATGTGATTGGATGATCCAGTTAGAGCTACCCAATGAGTAACCAGAGCTCAGGGGTGTGACCTGCACGGCACCAAACAGCTCCTGGAGAGAGAAATTATAAAAGTTAGCTTAAGTTATTAGGTGAATTAGTGTGCGTGTTTGAATTATAGTGCACAAGACAGATCTCTTACCACTTTCTGCGAGTAGCCCACGAGCTGCACCTTGCTGAGAGCAGAGTTGACATCCTGTATACTGTAGCATCTCTTCCAAGTCGACACTTCAACAGCATCCTTCAGTGGGCCGGGGAGCAGCCTAAACAGACATTCAGTCTCTATATCAGGGCTCTTTAATCTTTTCTTGCCCAGGGACCCCCGTCATATTAGCAAATAAGGACAAGTAATCaacacattttaaaatgaatagatttggtagatagtttcattattttgacctccccacATTATAATTAGAAGAAATGTAAACTAATATAGCCTGTTAGCTAGAAAGGTAACTCCAAACTAGAGAAGTACAttttcctgaagaaaatgtgtgtgcttgctagcttttaaaaaaagtatttatgATATTGAAATAAGTtgcagtagtggtagtgactgcttaAGTAATGGTAGGAACTGGTTATAGCTGGAAAAGTAGTTAGATGGAGAAatgtgttgactgactgactggctaattGATTGGataggatagcctgaacatgtgaaagttggtttggtgtctaGCTTGAACGGTTTAAAATGTAATGGCTAAACTCATCAAATGGGAGCACGTCATTTATTTTAGAATGCATCGTTTTGAATTATAACGACTCAACTGAAGCCGGGCTGGCACATCGTCCGCTTTGACACCCCGCTCAATTAGAACGCTTCTCTATTTTTGCCTTTTATCGATGGCACTGTATCACACAAAACAAAAAAGGTCATTATTCACATCTTTCAAGCTCATTTGAATTGGAAGAGGTAGCTAAGAGTTGAGGCTTTACCATACATGCTAAATTAGACCAATTCATCCACTTAAGGAAACACAACATTGCTACCAGCAAAGATGATTGAAGAATTGGCCTATCCTGctagtgtaaccggtgtgaaatggctagctagttagcggtgcgtgctaatagcgtttcaaatcggacgtcacttgctctgagactttgaagtagttgtttccccttgctctgcaaaagCGGAGCGATGTGTAACGATGCTTCAAGGGTGACTGTCgtctatgtgtgcagagggtccctggttcgagcccaggtaggtgcaaggagagggacggaagcaatactgttacattgatgctgttgacccggatcactggttgctgtggAAAAGGGAGGTCAAAAGGGGTGtgagtgtaaccggtgtgaaatgcctagctagttagcagggtgcgcgctaatagcgtttcaatcggtgacgtcacttgctctgagaccttgaagtagttgtttcacTTGCTCTGCCGCggggcttttgtggagcgataggtaacgatgcttcatgggaggcagttgttgatgtgttcagagggttcctggttcgagctaaggttggggcgaggagagggatggaagcaaaactgttacacTAGCATACAGTCAATACTCTGCCTGTCCCGTCTTTTCCACCTGCCTCGTTCTGCCTGCTTCTGGTGAGTTTTATCTTTACTGTTGGCGAGTTATTTTATCCCAATGAATGCAAATGTATATTGTTATAGTTGATCAAAGTTTATAAGAATTTTaagttaggatagcctgaacGTTTTAAAGTTGATCTTGTAGCTTAATTGGCTAAGGAGTAGGAGCATTTTGAATAGCTCCCACTGTGTTTCTATGCTTCTCATTCCAACCCATGTTAATTTATGCACATTTTAAATGGTTATAGTGCAAAAATTATAAATAGTATCAAAAAGCCTTTGACAAGCAGAGTCATTTTGAACATCTCAACATTGGTTTGGTGTTGATAGCTTATATTCGTTTAAGCGCTAGAGCaaatagaataataataataataaataataataagacTATGCAAGAAATCTAGAATTGTGCTTCACCTTCAGCAAGCACACCTAACTAGGGCTGTGAAGATTATGTAATTACTTGTCAAGTAATCATGATTACTTGTCAGACCCCcggttgaatacccctgctctaTATGATGCTTTTTCTCATGAAAATAGTGTGCTCTCAGTTTATGAATTACATGTATATCATTCATTGACATATCCTAAACTAATACATGGAGGGCATTGGTCAGGCCTGTCACCAAGCCATACCTTTGTATTTCCTTATACTTCCAGCAGGTAGCAGACTGGGCCTTGGGAACTCTCTCCATGAAGTTTACCAGCTCCTCCATTAGAAGTCTGAGGGCAGATGGGTAGAATCAGCTGGTGATATCTAACATCCCCTTGCCATTTTTTCTGGAATGTTGCCATTCTAATGATTCTAGAATGTGATTCTAAAAAGTGAATTGCTAGAATCACATTCTAGAATCACTACATTTTTCTGCAATGTTGCCAACAAGTCTTTACATTCCCTGTGTTGCCAATCCTAGAATGTGATTCTAGAATGTGATTTGCCATTTTTCTGAAATTGTTGCCAATTCTAGAATGTGATTCTAGAATGTGACAGATGATTCTAGTCACGGCAGTCACCCTCCCTACCTGCCGATCTGCAGCGTTGGTTCTGTGGCGTACACAGTCCCAGTGAAGCCTGTGTGCTCGGTGATGTAAGGCAGGGCCATCATACAATGGTAGTTGGAGATCAGGATGACGTCTATGGTGGACAGGTCCAGCAGCTCTTTCTGAGTGAGGAAGATGGACAAGGACACGATAAGTAAGACTACCACATTAACATGGGATGATGTTACCCACAGTGAATTATGAAGTGCCCAGGATAATTTTATTTACAGGTTGAAGGTCTGAATTATATCCAGGTTTACATTACCTCAGGGAGACAGAACTCTGGCTGTGAGTCTACAAAGACGCGACCTGCACACTCTTTCAGCTCCTGAAGGTAAACATGTGTGGAGGAATGTTGGTCAACTCAAATTATGAATAAATCCATAGTAGATGAATTAGACATGAAACAAAATGTGACCTCATACCTTCTCAAGGTTTATTGTGCCATCTTTAGACACCCATCCAGGGAGCTTGGAAAGCCTTGggctggaaaagagagagagagggtattcTATCATCACGGTACGGCAGATGTAGGGGCAAATATGTCTTAATGGTAAATGTCTTCGTAATGTTAACCTAAGGGATTCTTTTTTGGGGGAAGATGTAGCCTCAATGCTAGCCTCGTTGAGAACCAGGCGTCCATAAATGGGAGTCGTGACAACAACGTGGTTTTTGAGGTATGCAACGCGAGACCACCCCAATGCTAACTGCTTTGTGGCCGATGTACAGCAGCACTGTTGTGAACCACAGCTGACATGAATaggaaccatgtgtttgataccattccacttattccgctccagccattagcaCAAGCCCATTCTCccaaatgaaggtgccaccagcctcctgtgttgTGAACATCACTTTAGTCTCACCTGTGCACCAGAGGCAGTGGTAGAAACTGCAGGACAGAGGTAGTGTCCAGCCCACAGTCCAACATGATGGTGGTGGATTTGAATTTGAGGACATTGCAAGGCAGGGTGGGGTGACCTGACAGACAGTACTGAAAGAAAGAGATGCCACACACATGTTCTCTCAACAGGCATGACAGCTAAGTTAGCTAGAACAACAATAGCAACTTGCATAGCAAATGCAACAGAAAAACGGTCTTGTCAATAATTGGTTGCTGGCTTGTCAGTGTTCAAAAACGTGCAAATGTGTGATAACTAGTTGCAGTACGTTAACTGTTAGCAAGGTAACGTTAACATGCTAGTCATGGCAAACAAAAAGAGCTACCGGTAATTGGCTAACCAGC
The window above is part of the Salmo salar chromosome ssa15, Ssal_v3.1, whole genome shotgun sequence genome. Proteins encoded here:
- the ints9 gene encoding integrator complex subunit 9 isoform X2; the encoded protein is MLDCGLDTTSVLQFLPLPLVHSPRLSKLPGWVSKDGTINLEKELKECAGRVFVDSQPEFCLPEKELLDLSTIDVILISNYHCMMALPYITEHTGFTGTVYATEPTLQIGRLLMEELVNFMERVPKAQSATCWKYKEIQRLLPGPLKDAVEVSTWKRCYSIQDVNSALSKVQLVGYSQKVELFGAVQVTPLSSGYSLGSSNWIIQSHYEKVSYVSGSSLLTTHPQPMDQSSLKNSDVLILTGLTQMPTANPDGMLGDFCSNLAMTIRAGGNVLVPCYSSGVIYDLLECLYQFIENANLGSTPFYFISPVANSSLEFSQIFAEWLCHNKQSKVYLPEPPFPHAELIQTNKLKHYPSIHGDFSSEFRQPCVVFTGHPSLRFGDVVHFMELWGKSTLNTIIFTEPDFSYLDALAPYQPLAMKCVYCPIDTRLNFHQVSKLLKEVQPLHVVCPEQYTQPPPAQSHRSDLMLELQPPPMPYRRCSVLGLPFRRRWERIQLLPELAKSLVPSEIKPGISVATVSAVLQSKDNKHTLQPVPKPPPLPPSKKRKRVVEEPPEVLAPKPLLSGAVPLEAFLAMLHKHGITEVKVEETADGHILHLQAEDTLIQLEDDGTHIVCDDNEPLRTALRDLVLRFLMKF
- the ints9 gene encoding integrator complex subunit 9 isoform X1, coding for MKLYCLSGHPTLPCNVLKFKSTTIMLDCGLDTTSVLQFLPLPLVHSPRLSKLPGWVSKDGTINLEKELKECAGRVFVDSQPEFCLPEKELLDLSTIDVILISNYHCMMALPYITEHTGFTGTVYATEPTLQIGRLLMEELVNFMERVPKAQSATCWKYKEIQRLLPGPLKDAVEVSTWKRCYSIQDVNSALSKVQLVGYSQKVELFGAVQVTPLSSGYSLGSSNWIIQSHYEKVSYVSGSSLLTTHPQPMDQSSLKNSDVLILTGLTQMPTANPDGMLGDFCSNLAMTIRAGGNVLVPCYSSGVIYDLLECLYQFIENANLGSTPFYFISPVANSSLEFSQIFAEWLCHNKQSKVYLPEPPFPHAELIQTNKLKHYPSIHGDFSSEFRQPCVVFTGHPSLRFGDVVHFMELWGKSTLNTIIFTEPDFSYLDALAPYQPLAMKCVYCPIDTRLNFHQVSKLLKEVQPLHVVCPEQYTQPPPAQSHRSDLMLELQPPPMPYRRCSVLGLPFRRRWERIQLLPELAKSLVPSEIKPGISVATVSAVLQSKDNKHTLQPVPKPPPLPPSKKRKRVVEEPPEVLAPKPLLSGAVPLEAFLAMLHKHGITEVKVEETADGHILHLQAEDTLIQLEDDGTHIVCDDNEPLRTALRDLVLRFLMKF